Genomic segment of Paenalkalicoccus suaedae:
AAGTATATCACTTTTAAGGGGACAGTATGTGAGAGAGGATTTATAGTTAGCAAAGAAAATAAAAAAAGAACCGCCATATACATGACGGTTCTTGAATCATTAAAAATCACTTTTTTTCGGTTTTTCCTTGTTCATCTTTTCAAGATCTCGAGCAAGATCATCCTGCTTAGAACGATCCCACATTTTTACTCCGACGTTATATGCCGAACGTCCGATCATAAATGCAGCAACTGGTGCTGTTAAGAAGACAAAGAGAATGGTTAAAAGAAGCTTACCAACTACAATACCTTCTACCACTAAGAAGTAAAGGAATACGCCAGCAACGACAAAAATGACGCCTAAGGTTGCACTTTTAGTTGCTGCGTGGAGTCGTCCATATACATCAGGAAATCGTATAATTCCAATAGATCCAAGTACGCTTAAAAAGGCACCCAGAATCAGAAAGATACTAACTATCACCTCGATCAAGGACAACACCCCCTTCTAAAAACTTCGCAATTGCTACGGACCCTATGAAAGCTAATATAGCAATTAAGAGAACAACATCAGAATAGGCGGCTGTCTCTTGAACAATCATGAGGATGGCAATGAAACCAATCAAGTTTATACCTATCGTATCCAATGCTACGATTCGGTCTGACATCGTAGGACCAATTAATGCTCGACCGGTACAGATAAGAATCGATAGGGAGAGTAGCCCAAGTACAATGGCGATGACAATATCAAGCATTAGTTAGTCACCTCCAAAATAGCTTTTTCGAAAGTATCACGAATCTCTTTAATCGCAGCATCTTTGTCAGGGACATGGATAGAGTGAATGTAAAGCGTTCGTCCATCCTCTGAGAAGTTCATTGTCAGAGTTCCTGGCGTAAGAGATATCAAGTTTGCAAGTAGTGTCACTTCCCAATCA
This window contains:
- the mnhG gene encoding monovalent cation/H(+) antiporter subunit G: MSLIEVIVSIFLILGAFLSVLGSIGIIRFPDVYGRLHAATKSATLGVIFVVAGVFLYFLVVEGIVVGKLLLTILFVFLTAPVAAFMIGRSAYNVGVKMWDRSKQDDLARDLEKMNKEKPKKSDF
- a CDS encoding Na(+)/H(+) antiporter subunit F1 — protein: MLDIVIAIVLGLLSLSILICTGRALIGPTMSDRIVALDTIGINLIGFIAILMIVQETAAYSDVVLLIAILAFIGSVAIAKFLEGGVVLDRGDS